ACTCGTGGATAGGATCGGAGTAGACCAGCAGGCGCGTAGGCCATACTTCAATGCCAGCTCTCTGTAACCCACCCAAAGCGGGTCATTGACAACGTCTTCGACGATAACCTGTTCCTTCCGGTAAGCGGCGGTTCCACAGGAGCGGACACCAGGACCTATGGAGAAACCATCTACCGAGGATATGTAGGCTTTGGGTAGGGTTGGTGCGGCATAATACCTCAGAGTGATTCCGTCCGGATCTAGCAGCAATATTGAACAAAGCATCCCGTCTGCATGTTCTTCAATGAAGCGGGTTAAGACATCTAGCACCTCTATTAGTGGTGCTCCCCTAGCAACCATTTCCAGCACCCGGTTTGTCCCACTTTTTATTGCTTCTGACCTCTTATGCTGAGCATCCAATGTTTCTGACTGGGCAACCCGCTTGCGCATTTCGAATAGCTCATCTATTAGTTCTTGTAGCTTACTCAGTTCGGCTTCCATCAGTCACCCAAAGTATGCACACTCAACATCATAGCTCTATAAGACATATCCATTTTTTTTAGAAGTCCCTTTGCCTATTCCAATTAGGTGAGATAAGAAGGGAATAAACGCATAATCGTTGATTCTGGCCCAAGAAGTATAGTTTCATTCGCGTGAGACCATATTCTATTATTTATTTGCTAAGATATGCCTCAGTCTTAGAGAGTATCGGTCCACCTCTAACCTTAAGACACACCAGAAAGGCCCTCTTTATCTCCTCTATGCTCTAATTTTATGACTGTACAATTCTTAATGCAACTATTGTGGGTTTTGGGTCTTGTCATTCTTGGTAAGGTCCTGAAAATGGATACACGTTTTATTTTGTGATAACCTAGTGACGTAATAAGCAAAGACGGTGATATCGATATGAATAGGGTTAAGACTATAGAAGAGGCAGCCTCCTTAGTCTCGGATGGAGAGAGATTGGCAATCGGGGGCCTCCTTCTTCAGCGCATCCCCTCTGCGTTTGTTAGGGAGCTAGCCAGGCAGGGAAAGAAGGGACTAAAGGTTATGAAGACAGCGGCAAACTACGATTTCGACCTTCTTAGTTTCGCCGGGTGTCTTGAGGAAATCCAAGCTGGTTTTGTTAGCTTCGAGGCGGAATTCGGCCTTGCCCCCAACTTTCGGCGCTCTGTCGAGGAGGGAAGAGTGCATTTTGAAGAGAACTCTTGCTACACCGTAATATCAAAGCTAAGGGCGGCGGCATACGGTGTGCCCTTCATGCCCATAGCTAATTTGGGTGAGAGTCATATAGTGGATAAGTTTAAAACGGTTGATAATCCATATGGGCAAGGAGAGGTTCTCGTTGTCCCTGCGCTATACCCGGACTGGGCAGTTCTACATGTACAAAAGGCGGATAAGGAAGGGAACGCCATCATATACGGCCCTGTTTATGAAGACATCATTATGGCCCGAGCCGCAAGGAAGATTATACTGACTACGGAGAAAATAGTTTCGTCGGAAGAGATCGGTCGGGATGCGGATTTGGCCGTAATCCCCGGATTTAAAGTAGCGGCGGTGGTGGAAGTTCCAAAGGGGGCACTTCCTGGAGCATGTTATCCCTATTATGATTACTCTTCGGAACAGGTAAAGGAATACTTGTCCATCAAGGATAATAACGCACTCAAAAGTTACCTCGAGGATATGAAACCTTAAATAAGCAGGATGCAAGATACATGCTACACGATAGAAGATGTACGATGCAGGGTACAGGATAGAAACAACCTTCCTTAAATTATGAATCATGAAACATGCATTATGTACGTGGATCTTGTATCGTCAGTTCGAGTTTAACAATTGGGCATAACAAGGGAATATTCAAGAGCGGATATGATGATTGTAACCATGGCCCGCCTTCTAAAGGATGCCGAGAATGCGTTCATGGGTGTGGCATCAAACCTCCCCTTTTTCGCTATATGGTTGGCTAAGAAACTTTATAATCCAGACCTCACCTGGCTCAATATACCAGGCGGAATAGACCCCAGTCCTTCCTCTCCCCCGCGTACTACCGTTCACTTCGAATTAGCCAGGGCAAAGAAAGCCTCTATAACCCTGGCCGAGATATTCGACATGTCCGCACGCGGAGAATTGGATGTCGCTTTTCTCTCCGGCGTGCAGATAGATAAATATGGAAACTTCAACCTGAGTCATATCGCCGAGGGTGATAGAATAAAGATCCAGTTCACTGGCGGCGCTGGAAGCGCATTGGTTTGTCCAAACACCAAACGGGTCATACTGTGGAGAACAAGGCACGATAAACGCTCGTTTGTGGAGAAATGTCCCGTAATTACGGCTAGCGGAAACATCTATAGGGTGGTGACTCCTATCGCTGTTTTTAGAAGAGATAATGGCATTCTCTCCCTAGATAGCATACACCCTTACTCTAGCTTTCAAGAAGTAGAGGAGAACACTGGCTTTCCAGTTTCACCCGCCCCTGTCACCCCGGCGCCAACTGCGGATGAGATGAAGCTACTTAACCAGTTTGACCCGGAAAGAATCAGAGAAATAGAATTTTAGGCTGAATTAAAAGGCTTTTTGCCTTATCAATAGTTGCTTGAGCAGTTCACGGCCGATTAAAAAGGGATAGACATTAATCTCCAAGAGCAATCGCATTGCCGATGTGCGGTCCGAAGGCG
This portion of the Thermodesulfobacteriota bacterium genome encodes:
- a CDS encoding CoA-transferase, which encodes MNRVKTIEEAASLVSDGERLAIGGLLLQRIPSAFVRELARQGKKGLKVMKTAANYDFDLLSFAGCLEEIQAGFVSFEAEFGLAPNFRRSVEEGRVHFEENSCYTVISKLRAAAYGVPFMPIANLGESHIVDKFKTVDNPYGQGEVLVVPALYPDWAVLHVQKADKEGNAIIYGPVYEDIIMARAARKIILTTEKIVSSEEIGRDADLAVIPGFKVAAVVEVPKGALPGACYPYYDYSSEQVKEYLSIKDNNALKSYLEDMKP
- a CDS encoding CoA-transferase is translated as MGITREYSRADMMIVTMARLLKDAENAFMGVASNLPFFAIWLAKKLYNPDLTWLNIPGGIDPSPSSPPRTTVHFELARAKKASITLAEIFDMSARGELDVAFLSGVQIDKYGNFNLSHIAEGDRIKIQFTGGAGSALVCPNTKRVILWRTRHDKRSFVEKCPVITASGNIYRVVTPIAVFRRDNGILSLDSIHPYSSFQEVEENTGFPVSPAPVTPAPTADEMKLLNQFDPERIREIEF